The Geobacter sp. AOG2 genome includes a window with the following:
- a CDS encoding glycyl-radical enzyme activating protein encodes MVFNIQKYSISDGPGIRTTVFLKGCPARCWWCHNPESQASRPETTVMESRCLACGECIAACPRAIIGDGKQGGADCLLCGACVEVCPPGARSLAGREMTTAQVMTAVMQDRIFYEESAGGVTFSGGEPLMQFEFLRALLVACREQGIRTAVDTGGFAPLEHLLEISKLADLFLYDLKLMDDRRHCEATGLGNRQVLDNLAALGLVHGAIWIRVPIIPGVNDDEANLAETACFTAGIQGVRQVNLLPFHRTWHGKLGRLGRAIPDNDTTTPTQERMEELAKIFRSVGLVTKIGG; translated from the coding sequence ATGGTCTTCAATATCCAGAAATATTCTATCTCAGATGGCCCCGGCATCCGCACCACGGTTTTTCTGAAGGGGTGCCCGGCGCGCTGCTGGTGGTGTCATAACCCCGAAAGCCAAGCCTCTCGGCCGGAGACAACCGTCATGGAGAGCCGCTGCCTGGCCTGCGGGGAGTGCATTGCTGCCTGCCCCCGAGCGATCATCGGGGATGGTAAACAGGGCGGGGCCGATTGTCTTTTGTGCGGGGCGTGCGTGGAGGTCTGCCCTCCGGGCGCGCGTAGCCTGGCCGGTAGGGAGATGACCACGGCCCAGGTGATGACCGCCGTCATGCAGGACCGGATCTTTTATGAGGAATCGGCCGGGGGTGTCACCTTTTCCGGCGGAGAGCCGCTCATGCAGTTCGAGTTCCTTCGGGCGTTGCTTGTTGCCTGCCGGGAACAGGGGATACGGACCGCAGTGGACACCGGCGGTTTTGCTCCCTTGGAGCATCTGCTGGAGATATCAAAACTGGCCGATCTGTTCCTGTACGACCTGAAGCTGATGGATGACCGACGGCATTGCGAGGCGACGGGCCTGGGCAACCGGCAGGTTCTGGATAATCTAGCTGCCCTTGGACTGGTCCACGGTGCGATCTGGATACGGGTACCCATCATCCCCGGCGTGAACGACGATGAGGCAAACTTGGCGGAAACTGCCTGTTTCACAGCCGGTATTCAAGGGGTGCGTCAAGTAAACCTGCTCCCCTTTCATAGAACCTGGCACGGTAAACTTGGTCGCCTGGGGCGTGCCATCCCGGATAATGATACGACAACGCCGACCCAAGAGCGTATGGAAGAGTTGGCAAAGATATTTCGGAGCGTGGGGTTGGTCACCAAAATAGGAGGGTAG
- a CDS encoding spermidine synthase encodes MIPWELIDSAQASGGGELRLYRRGREYSIQVNGSELMNSRIHGSEEALADLACAHIAGLPAPRILIGGMGMGYTTAAALRRLGADGRVVVAELVPAVVEWNRGPLADLAGYPLDDDRVTVREQDVALVLRSEQQAYDAILLDVDNGPEAMTRRGNAWLYGRTGLEAASAALRPAGVLAVWSAGPDRAFTERLRLTGFKVDEVRVPARGKGQGGQQHTIWLAVREA; translated from the coding sequence ATGATACCGTGGGAACTCATCGACAGCGCACAGGCGTCGGGCGGAGGCGAACTGCGCCTCTACCGGCGCGGCAGGGAGTATTCGATCCAGGTTAACGGCAGCGAGCTTATGAACAGCCGGATCCACGGCTCGGAGGAAGCCTTGGCCGACCTGGCCTGCGCCCATATCGCCGGGCTTCCCGCTCCCCGCATTCTCATCGGCGGGATGGGTATGGGGTACACCACCGCCGCGGCGCTGCGCCGGCTCGGCGCCGACGGCCGGGTGGTGGTGGCCGAATTGGTGCCAGCCGTAGTGGAATGGAACCGGGGGCCGCTCGCGGACTTGGCCGGATATCCGCTGGACGATGACCGGGTCACGGTCCGGGAGCAGGATGTGGCCCTCGTCCTGCGGTCGGAACAACAAGCCTACGACGCTATCCTGCTGGACGTGGACAACGGCCCAGAGGCCATGACCCGACGGGGCAACGCGTGGCTCTACGGCCGGACCGGCCTGGAGGCCGCCTCTGCCGCCCTGCGGCCGGCGGGGGTGCTGGCCGTGTGGTCGGCCGGCCCTGATCGTGCGTTTACCGAGAGGTTGCGTCTTACGGGTTTCAAGGTTGACGAGGTCCGGGTTCCGGCGCGCGGCAAGGGGCAAGGGGGACAGCAGCATACTATCTGGCTTGCCGTGCGGGAGGCATGA
- the hypD gene encoding trans-4-hydroxy-L-proline dehydratase, whose translation MTGRTEGLRRRSLEARPSISAERAVLITEFYRENEGKYSIPVTRALSFLHICRHKTIWLGEGELIVGERGPEPKAVPTYPELTCHSLEDLEILDSRPLTSYAVSAECRRDYEDIVIPYWRGRSLRDKIFSQLKPEWHEAYAAGIFTEFMEQRAPGHTVLDGKLYQHGLVDFKAEIADELARLDFSGDPLAWRKREELTAMDISCDAVILFAGRHAELAERLALQEQDIPRRMELLRIAEVCRHVPAHAPRDFHEALQAYWFCHLAIITELNGWDSMSPGHLDQHLLPFYEKGLAEGLLTREVARELLECFFVKFNNHPSPPKVGVTAAESGTYTDFANINLGGLLPDGSDGANEVSHILLDIIDEMHLLQPSSNIQLSRKSPDAFLKHALRVIRKGYGFPSIFNADSVVEEQLRQGKSLTDARAGGCSGCVEVGAFGKEAYILTGYFNLVKLLELALHSGMDPRTGRQVGSHTGDPATFFTFDDLYAAFEAQLRHFIEIKMAGNQLIEQMFAELMPAPFLSVLIDDCIKKGLDYNAGGARYNNTFIQGVGIGSITDCLAALKEQVFDSGRLPLAVLQDSLNSDFEGQELLRQRLLSRTHKYGNDDDYADDLMRRVFESFFTAVDGRPNSKGGHYRVEMLPTTCHVYFGSVVGATPDGRRAGMPLSEGISPVQGADRNGPTSVIKSAGKMDHIRTGGTLLNMKFTPALVEGEEGIDKMANLVRSYFRMDGHHVQFNVVGAETLRAAQADPENHRDLIVRVAGYSDYFCDLSKELQDEIVTRTEHDVL comes from the coding sequence ATGACCGGACGTACAGAGGGGTTGCGGCGCAGGAGCCTGGAGGCCCGGCCGAGCATTTCCGCGGAACGGGCGGTGCTGATCACGGAGTTTTACCGGGAGAACGAAGGGAAATACTCGATCCCGGTGACCCGCGCCCTCTCTTTTCTCCATATCTGTCGCCACAAGACCATCTGGCTGGGGGAGGGGGAGCTAATCGTCGGCGAACGGGGTCCCGAACCCAAGGCGGTGCCTACCTACCCGGAGCTGACCTGTCACAGCCTTGAGGACCTGGAGATTTTGGACTCCCGCCCCTTGACGAGTTACGCCGTGTCGGCAGAATGCCGCCGGGACTACGAGGATATCGTGATTCCCTACTGGCGCGGCCGCTCTCTGCGGGACAAGATTTTTTCACAGCTGAAGCCCGAATGGCACGAGGCCTATGCCGCCGGTATCTTCACCGAGTTCATGGAACAGCGGGCGCCGGGGCACACGGTTCTGGATGGCAAGCTCTACCAGCATGGACTCGTGGACTTCAAGGCGGAGATCGCCGATGAACTCGCCCGGCTCGACTTTAGCGGCGATCCCTTGGCTTGGCGTAAACGGGAAGAGCTTACCGCCATGGATATCTCCTGTGACGCAGTGATCCTGTTTGCCGGTCGGCATGCCGAACTTGCCGAACGCCTGGCCCTCCAGGAACAGGATATACCGCGCAGAATGGAACTGCTGCGTATCGCCGAGGTCTGCCGCCATGTCCCGGCTCACGCGCCCCGTGACTTCCACGAAGCACTCCAGGCCTACTGGTTCTGCCACCTAGCCATCATCACCGAGTTGAACGGCTGGGATTCCATGAGTCCTGGACACCTGGATCAGCACCTCTTGCCGTTCTACGAAAAGGGCCTGGCCGAGGGGCTTTTGACCCGGGAGGTCGCGCGGGAACTCCTGGAGTGTTTTTTCGTCAAATTCAACAATCATCCGTCGCCCCCCAAGGTGGGGGTAACAGCGGCTGAGAGCGGCACCTACACAGACTTTGCCAATATTAATCTGGGGGGGCTCCTGCCGGACGGTTCCGACGGCGCCAACGAGGTGTCCCACATCCTGCTGGATATCATCGACGAGATGCACCTGCTCCAACCCAGCAGCAACATCCAGCTTTCCCGCAAATCCCCTGATGCCTTCCTCAAGCATGCCCTGCGGGTGATCAGGAAAGGCTACGGCTTCCCTTCCATTTTCAACGCCGACAGCGTGGTGGAGGAACAACTGCGCCAGGGGAAAAGCTTGACGGACGCCCGGGCGGGCGGGTGTAGTGGCTGTGTAGAGGTGGGGGCCTTTGGCAAGGAGGCCTACATCCTCACCGGGTACTTCAACTTGGTGAAATTGCTGGAACTGGCCCTGCATAGCGGCATGGACCCGCGCACCGGCCGTCAGGTGGGATCACATACCGGCGACCCGGCCACCTTTTTCACGTTCGACGACCTGTACGCCGCTTTCGAAGCGCAGTTGCGCCACTTCATCGAAATCAAGATGGCCGGAAACCAGTTGATCGAGCAGATGTTCGCCGAACTCATGCCGGCTCCGTTCCTGTCGGTGCTGATCGACGACTGCATCAAGAAGGGACTGGACTACAATGCTGGCGGAGCCCGCTACAATAACACCTTCATCCAGGGGGTGGGCATCGGGAGCATTACCGACTGTCTGGCCGCTCTCAAGGAGCAGGTTTTCGATTCCGGCCGCCTACCTCTGGCGGTGCTGCAGGATTCCCTCAACTCGGATTTCGAGGGGCAGGAGTTGCTCCGCCAGCGCCTGCTCAGCCGGACCCACAAGTACGGCAATGACGACGACTATGCCGACGACCTGATGCGCCGGGTTTTCGAGAGTTTCTTCACCGCCGTGGACGGTAGGCCCAACAGCAAGGGGGGGCACTACCGGGTGGAGATGCTCCCCACCACCTGCCACGTCTACTTCGGCTCGGTCGTGGGGGCTACGCCGGATGGCCGTCGGGCGGGCATGCCGCTTTCCGAGGGGATCTCGCCGGTCCAGGGGGCGGACCGAAACGGCCCCACCAGTGTCATTAAGTCCGCCGGGAAGATGGACCATATCCGCACCGGCGGCACCCTGCTCAATATGAAGTTCACGCCCGCGTTGGTGGAGGGTGAGGAGGGGATCGACAAGATGGCCAACCTGGTCAGGAGCTATTTCCGTATGGATGGCCACCATGTCCAATTCAACGTGGTGGGCGCAGAAACCCTGCGGGCCGCCCAGGCTGACCCTGAAAATCATCGGGACCTGATCGTGCGTGTGGCGGGCTACAGCGATTACTTCTGCGACCTCTCCAAGGAGTTGCAGGATGAAATTGTCACTCGCACAGAACATGATGTTCTGTAA
- a CDS encoding DUF2787 family protein — MFLNTNNLPWLISKELRTILHAHISDRFTACVLTCQSSSHFAGAGGHSPAEIAIDTDGTIIFITSFIDTDVSSGVREQACFDFVAREVRYDGKERVPLEGEQERYQEWENAFVASSLAGAYRVTVSPILELEERCV, encoded by the coding sequence GTGTTTTTGAATACCAATAATCTGCCGTGGCTCATATCGAAGGAGTTGCGAACCATCCTTCATGCCCACATTTCTGATCGCTTCACGGCTTGCGTCCTTACTTGTCAGAGTTCGAGCCATTTTGCCGGGGCTGGCGGCCATAGCCCGGCCGAAATCGCCATAGATACCGACGGCACCATCATCTTTATCACCAGCTTTATAGATACTGATGTCTCTTCCGGCGTGAGGGAACAGGCATGTTTCGATTTTGTGGCTAGGGAGGTCCGGTACGACGGCAAGGAACGTGTGCCTCTGGAGGGTGAACAGGAACGGTACCAGGAATGGGAAAACGCTTTTGTGGCGTCCTCCCTCGCAGGTGCCTACCGAGTGACGGTGTCACCGATACTTGAGTTGGAAGAACGGTGCGTTTGA
- a CDS encoding peptidylprolyl isomerase — translation MITKNTIVTVKYNVTDVDGNPVDEGVEPLVYLHGGYNDIFAPIESALEGKSIGDVVKVKLQPGEAFGEYDPDLVQIVPVDELPQPLTIGMLIEGASEDEGSSGEPVYLSVTDIADDKAVLDGNHPLAGMALIFNGVVAETRPATAEEVVARQNHA, via the coding sequence ATGATTACCAAGAACACAATTGTTACGGTGAAATACAACGTCACCGACGTGGATGGCAATCCGGTTGATGAAGGCGTGGAGCCGCTCGTGTACCTGCACGGTGGCTACAATGATATCTTTGCGCCGATTGAGAGTGCGCTGGAAGGTAAATCGATCGGAGATGTGGTGAAGGTCAAGTTACAGCCGGGCGAAGCCTTCGGAGAATACGACCCGGACCTCGTGCAGATTGTGCCGGTTGACGAACTCCCCCAGCCGCTTACCATAGGGATGTTGATCGAGGGAGCTTCGGAGGATGAAGGGAGTAGCGGCGAGCCCGTGTATCTCTCGGTCACGGACATCGCGGACGACAAAGCGGTGCTGGACGGCAACCATCCGCTTGCCGGCATGGCCCTGATCTTCAACGGTGTTGTGGCGGAGACTCGTCCGGCGACAGCGGAGGAGGTCGTAGCCAGACAGAATCACGCGTAA
- a CDS encoding GTP-binding protein, translating into MRLITVAGPPSSGKTSVIIKAAEALQGEGVKVGVIKFDCLSTGDQALYERKGIEAKTGLSGNLCPDHFFVSNIQECLQWGEQRGFDLLISESAGLCNRCAPHIKDVCAVCVIDNLSGVDTPRKIGPMLKMADIVVVTKGDIVSQAEREVFAYRVQQVNPGAVIINVNGLTGQGGYELGRLLSAAKETVSLTGRLLRFTMPAALCSYCLGQRRIGSDYQMGNVRKMDFT; encoded by the coding sequence ATGAGGCTGATCACCGTGGCTGGGCCGCCCTCATCGGGCAAGACCTCCGTGATCATCAAGGCGGCCGAGGCGCTGCAAGGGGAGGGGGTGAAGGTAGGCGTCATAAAGTTCGACTGTCTCTCCACCGGGGACCAGGCCCTGTACGAACGGAAAGGCATCGAGGCAAAAACCGGCCTGTCCGGCAACCTCTGCCCCGACCATTTCTTCGTCAGCAATATCCAGGAGTGCCTGCAATGGGGGGAACAGCGCGGCTTCGACCTGCTGATCTCAGAGAGCGCCGGTTTGTGTAACCGCTGCGCGCCCCACATTAAGGATGTGTGCGCGGTCTGCGTGATCGACAATCTGAGCGGGGTGGATACGCCGCGCAAGATCGGGCCGATGCTCAAGATGGCGGACATCGTGGTGGTCACCAAGGGGGACATCGTCTCCCAGGCTGAACGGGAGGTGTTCGCATACCGGGTGCAACAGGTCAATCCTGGAGCCGTCATAATCAATGTCAACGGTCTAACCGGCCAGGGGGGGTATGAACTGGGTCGGCTTTTGTCCGCCGCCAAGGAGACGGTCTCCCTCACCGGCAGGTTATTGCGCTTTACCATGCCTGCGGCGCTCTGTTCCTACTGTCTCGGCCAGCGCCGTATCGGCAGTGATTACCAGATGGGTAATGTCAGGAAGATGGATTTTACATGA
- a CDS encoding ABC transporter substrate-binding protein — MDTVAPSSLLNSNLGHILANHPETLPVFVNAGLEMVADEGLRTSFGTVVTLRTLLAARNLNADLFCRQLDEAIAVAARTARKLAVPEAAGRPLNLFALLPCPLKVPIEEAFEAYLDTLPPEVRASFTHCLEGNANHDVDYYALVDHFKSIDDMPDIIVTPGFNSFFHRPFVERFIKPGLFTSVSTFGGDRHLARLGVIDPQGQYTMLAMNLLVMVADHARLGDRPVPSTWNDLLKPAYCKSVAIRGNRDGSFCETLLLSIRKDHGEDGISRLGENVRYGWHPSQMVKAAATGSVDAPAVSVMPYFFARHLRDRQGISIIWPEDGALVSPVTMLVKTGKREALQPLVDFLTGAQVAGICAGASFPAVHPDVDNGLPDDATFKWIGWEYVKDNDIKSLLVEVNATFLRSFAGSGT, encoded by the coding sequence ATGGATACCGTCGCACCGTCCTCATTACTCAATTCAAACCTCGGCCACATACTCGCCAACCACCCGGAAACCCTGCCGGTATTCGTCAATGCCGGCCTGGAGATGGTTGCTGATGAAGGTTTGCGTACGTCATTCGGGACGGTGGTGACGCTCCGTACTCTCCTTGCGGCACGGAACCTCAACGCCGATCTGTTCTGCCGGCAGTTGGACGAGGCGATTGCCGTGGCCGCCCGGACGGCGCGGAAGCTGGCGGTGCCCGAGGCGGCGGGCCGCCCCCTCAATCTGTTCGCCCTGCTTCCCTGCCCGCTTAAGGTGCCGATAGAGGAGGCCTTCGAGGCGTACCTGGACACTCTGCCCCCGGAAGTGCGCGCCTCCTTCACCCATTGCCTTGAGGGTAACGCCAACCATGACGTCGATTACTATGCCCTGGTGGATCATTTTAAATCCATTGACGACATGCCGGATATTATCGTAACCCCCGGCTTCAACAGCTTCTTCCACCGCCCCTTCGTGGAGCGTTTCATCAAGCCGGGTCTGTTCACCAGCGTTTCCACCTTTGGCGGAGACCGGCACCTGGCACGGCTGGGGGTGATCGATCCCCAAGGGCAGTATACCATGCTGGCCATGAACCTGCTGGTGATGGTGGCCGACCATGCGCGCCTCGGGGACCGGCCAGTCCCTTCGACCTGGAACGATCTCCTGAAGCCTGCCTATTGCAAGAGTGTCGCCATCCGCGGCAACCGGGACGGTTCCTTCTGCGAGACCCTGTTGCTGTCGATCCGCAAGGATCACGGGGAGGACGGCATATCCCGTCTGGGTGAAAACGTCCGGTACGGCTGGCACCCCTCACAGATGGTCAAGGCCGCCGCCACCGGCAGTGTGGATGCGCCTGCCGTCAGTGTCATGCCGTACTTTTTTGCCCGGCACCTGCGGGACCGGCAGGGGATCAGCATCATCTGGCCGGAGGATGGCGCCCTGGTCAGTCCGGTGACCATGCTGGTCAAGACCGGAAAACGCGAAGCGCTGCAACCGCTGGTCGATTTCCTGACCGGGGCGCAAGTGGCGGGGATCTGCGCCGGAGCCTCGTTCCCGGCGGTCCATCCCGACGTGGACAACGGCTTGCCGGACGATGCGACCTTCAAATGGATCGGTTGGGAGTACGTGAAGGACAATGACATCAAGTCCCTGCTGGTGGAGGTCAATGCGACCTTTCTCCGGTCGTTCGCGGGGAGCGGAACATGA
- a CDS encoding type II secretion system protein, with protein sequence MAAPERFKTKYVGVLSRGITQERGAFRLGCRGFSLVELITVMGVVAALATMSIPVYDSYLVSVRNGRCVADLRTIDKAVTAYILEKNSQPAQLSDIGAAANQLDPWGRAYVYQNFTIDASGALKDEFDEQLNTDYDLYSMGRNGASAQSYADPTSADDIARHNDGTFVGLRDPSRI encoded by the coding sequence ATGGCCGCTCCTGAACGTTTTAAAACCAAATATGTCGGCGTTTTAAGTCGCGGGATCACTCAGGAACGTGGGGCTTTTCGTCTCGGCTGCCGCGGATTCTCGCTGGTTGAGTTGATAACTGTTATGGGGGTTGTGGCGGCGCTGGCAACCATGTCCATACCTGTTTATGACAGTTACCTGGTATCAGTAAGAAATGGCCGATGTGTTGCGGACCTTCGCACCATCGACAAGGCAGTTACCGCATATATCCTGGAAAAGAACAGCCAGCCTGCCCAGCTGTCCGATATCGGAGCCGCTGCCAATCAGCTTGATCCGTGGGGTAGGGCATATGTCTATCAGAATTTTACCATTGATGCCTCAGGTGCACTTAAAGATGAATTCGACGAGCAACTCAACACGGATTATGACCTGTATTCAATGGGGCGTAACGGTGCAAGCGCACAATCTTATGCCGATCCAACGAGTGCCGATGATATCGCACGACATAACGACGGCACATTTGTCGGTTTGAGAGATCCGAGTAGAATATGA